TCCAGTTTGTTTCAGATTGAGGTTCAACACCATCAACTGCCGAAAACAAAAACACCAAACCATCTAATACACGTAAAGATCTATTTACTTCTACAGTAAAATCTACGTGACCAGGAGTATCGATGATGTTAAAATGATAATCTTTTGCTTCTGGAGTTGGTTCTGCATTTTCTTTTGGAAAAACCCAAGTACAAGTTGTTGCAGCAGAAGTAATTGTAATACCTCTTTCCTGCTCTTGTTCCATCCAGTCCATTGTAGCTGCACCATCATGAACCTCACCAATCTTGTGAGAAACACCTGTGTAGAACAAAATACGTTCTGTTGTTGTGGTTTTACCAGCATCAATATGCGCTGCAATTCCAATATTTCTTGTATATTTTAAATCTCTAGCCATTTCTTAAAATCTAAAGTGAGAGAATGCTTTATTAGCTTCTGCCATTTTGTGAGTATCTGTACGTTTTTTAACAGCTGCACCTTCTTCTTTAGCCGCAGCTAAAATTTCAGCAGCTAAACGTTGCGCCATCGTTTTTTCGTTTCTCTTACGAGTATACAAAATCATCCATTTAATAGCCATAGATACTTTACGATCTGGCCTAATTTGCATTGGTATTTGGAATGTTGCTCCACCAACACGTCTAGAACGAACCTCTACATGTGGCATTACATTTGACAAACCGTCTTTCCAAATTTCTAAAGCCGATTTTTCTTCGCCTTCTCCTTTTCTTTCTTCGACTAACTCCAAAGCGTCATAAAACACTTTAAATGCTACTGACTTCTTACCACTCCACATTAAGTTATTAACAAAACGTGTTACTAACTGATCATTAAACTTTGGATCTGGCAATAAGACTCTTTTTTTTGCTGCTCTTTTTCTCATGTCTTTACATTAAAAAAGTTACTAAATTACTTTTTTGGGCGTTTCGCACCATACTTAGACCTACGTTGAGTTCTACCCTCAACACCTGCTGTATCTAATGCTCCACGTACCACGTGATATTTAACACCTGGTAAATCTTTTACCCTTCCACCTCTAACTAATACTATCGAGTGCTCCTGTAAGTTATGTCCTTCACCTGGAATGTATGCGTTTATCTCATTACCATTTGTCAATCTAACTCTGGCTACTTTACGCATTGCAGAATTAGGTTTTTTTGGTGTTGTAGTATAAACACGAGTACATACCCCACGTCTTTGAGGACAAGACGACAAAGCAGCCGATTTACTCTTCTTAGTTATTTTGGTTCTTCCTTTACGAACTAATTGTTGAATAGTTGGCATACTAAATTGTTGCTGTTTTTCGTTTATAATTAAACCTTGCTCTTTTTTAAGAGTTTGCAAATGTACAATTAAATTCTAATTATTCAAATATCAACGAGTTATTTTTTTAAATGATTTTTTAAAACCATAATTTTATGAATTTCTTTTACATTTGATCATTATATATAAATGTCTTGAAACAAAAAATATTTTTTAAACTACTTTTAGTCCTATCATTATGTATATCTAAATGTTTATACACACAAAATATAAATTTAAAGGTTTCTAGCGTAACCAAAAATGACTCAACAGTTATAAGTAAATTCAATTATCAAAAAAAACATAAGGATTCCATATCTGTTTTTTTGGAAATT
The DNA window shown above is from Polaribacter sp. Hel_I_88 and carries:
- the rpsG gene encoding 30S ribosomal protein S7 produces the protein MRKRAAKKRVLLPDPKFNDQLVTRFVNNLMWSGKKSVAFKVFYDALELVEERKGEGEEKSALEIWKDGLSNVMPHVEVRSRRVGGATFQIPMQIRPDRKVSMAIKWMILYTRKRNEKTMAQRLAAEILAAAKEEGAAVKKRTDTHKMAEANKAFSHFRF
- the rpsL gene encoding 30S ribosomal protein S12, with translation MPTIQQLVRKGRTKITKKSKSAALSSCPQRRGVCTRVYTTTPKKPNSAMRKVARVRLTNGNEINAYIPGEGHNLQEHSIVLVRGGRVKDLPGVKYHVVRGALDTAGVEGRTQRRSKYGAKRPKK